The genomic region ATCATCTTCCATCTCCTTCAACCCTTTGAAAGAGGCATCTTTTGGGGAGAGGAGGGGTGAGATGATTGGCCATTGGATTCCGATGGTGGGGTCATTCCAGATAATTCCGCGCTCATCTTTGGGGGAGTAGAGGTCGGTGCATTTATACACAAAGTTGGCCTGATCCGATAGGGTGCAGAAACCATGGGCAAATCCAGGGGGAATGTATAGTTGGAGTTTATTTTCGCCGGATAAGTGAACCCCTATCCATTTCCCGAATTGAGAGGAACCCTTACGGATGTCCACTACCACATCGAAGACTTCACCTGAAAGCACAAAGACCAGTTTGCCTTGGGGTTTCCCGAGTTGGTAATGAAGCCCCCGAAGTGTTCGGGTTTTTGAGTTGGAAAAATTATCCTGTACGAAAAATTCCGGAATTCCGGCTTCCGCGTATTTTTTCTGATGGTAAGTTTCCATAAAGAAACCCCGTTCATCCGAAAAAATATCGGGTTTAATCAGAACCACTTCTTTTAAATCGGTTTCTTTAAATTCCATTAAAAAACTTTCCAGGAACAGCTTTGCTCTATTAAAAGAAATAATGAAGAATATACCTTATTTAATCAATATTTCAAAATAGAATCTTGGTCGGGTTTTGGAGGGAATAAATTTCCCATTTAGCAAAGGTGAAAGGAGGGGAATTAGAATATAAAATCTCCCCCGGCCCCTCTTTTCCAAAGAGGGGAAATTGTGGAGGCATCTCTTTCTCAATTGGGGAGAATTACGTGGGCAAAGGTGGAAGGAAGGGAATTAGAATATAAAATCTCCCCTGGTCCCTCTTTTCCAAAGAGGGGAAATTGTGGAGGCATCTCTTTCTCAATTGGGGAGAATTACGTGAGCAAAGGTGGAAGGAAGGGAATTAGAATATAAAATCTCCCCTGGCCCCTCTTTTCCAAAGAGGGGAATTTAGGGAGGGGTCTTTTTTAAAGAAGGGAAGTTTAAATAGTTTCCCCCTTAAGAAAAGGGGGAATAAGGGGGATTTGAGATTATAGAATCTCCCCTGGCCCCTCTTTTCCAAAGAGGGGGAATTGGAGGGGACCTCTTTCTCAAAGGGGGAATTGAGGGGAAAGGAGAGGAGGTTTGGCTATTTGCTTTTAAACGAGTTTAGCCTTTAGCTTTGAGATTGGGGTAGACAGAAGTCGGATGGATCGCTTTTCGTAGATTCTTCACTCGAATTGTGAATTCTTCAGGTTCTTTAAAACGGAAGCGCTTGTTAATTTCTAACACCCTTTCCAAACAGCGAAGAGAAAGCTCCCTTTGCTCTCTCAACTCGTATAGATCTGCAAGATAAACCAGTGCTTCTTTTTCCCCTGACGGGTGACCGATGTGGCCGAAGTGGGTGTATGAGAAATTAAAACAGGTCTCCGCTTTTTTGAATACTTTTAGAAACTGATAAGCCTTTCCGAGCTGTCCCCAGGTTGCCGCTAAACCCTCTTCATTTCCTGTTTGCTTGTGGAGGTCCAAAGCCTTTTTAAAAAAAGGAATGGCTTTTCCAACCTCTCCTGCGTGCATTTCTAAAAGGCCCAAATTGCTAAAAAGAGTTCCTAGGGAGTGATTGTCCTGGGCTTTTTCTATGAAATCTTTTGCCTCCAGGTAATACGCACGGGCACGATTTGATTCTCCCTTTTCCCTAAACAGATTTCCCAGATTAAC from Nitrospiria bacterium harbors:
- the rfbC gene encoding dTDP-4-dehydrorhamnose 3,5-epimerase, giving the protein MEFKETDLKEVVLIKPDIFSDERGFFMETYHQKKYAEAGIPEFFVQDNFSNSKTRTLRGLHYQLGKPQGKLVFVLSGEVFDVVVDIRKGSSQFGKWIGVHLSGENKLQLYIPPGFAHGFCTLSDQANFVYKCTDLYSPKDERGIIWNDPTIGIQWPIISPLLSPKDASFKGLKEMEDDLPLFEGY
- a CDS encoding tetratricopeptide repeat protein, with product MMNTEKTGSGYFQQGMILFHRGDFPGAQRLLELALKEAREQKDLQHLSGILGNLGNICATLGETRKAAAFYQEVLDIQKKAPDYRTVGQTLVNLGNLFREKGESNRARAYYLEAKDFIEKAQDNHSLGTLFSNLGLLEMHAGEVGKAIPFFKKALDLHKQTGNEEGLAATWGQLGKAYQFLKVFKKAETCFNFSYTHFGHIGHPSGEKEALVYLADLYELREQRELSLRCLERVLEINKRFRFKEPEEFTIRVKNLRKAIHPTSVYPNLKAKG